In a genomic window of Dyadobacter fermentans DSM 18053:
- a CDS encoding WD40/YVTN/BNR-like repeat-containing protein, translating to MNGFFIVSLLTALMMTMGESYAQWKVIDIKTKIHMRAVHAVSPTICWIGGTQGTVLRTTDGGHTWTTFKVAGADSLDFRDIHAFDKDVAIAMSAGESEKDKAKIYKTDDGGQSWKLVYQTTQNGVFLDGIDFWDKNKGICLGDPTQGRLFILTTEDGGNSWQELPLDKRPAAEPGEACFAASGTSILVNGKGNAFIGTGGSKMARVFRTEDYGQSWQVSATPLPAGPTAGIFGLRFWSKKNGIAVGGDYKKTTDSTQNVLVTNDGGITWTLSGMTKPAGLKESVAVYHKTNATWNGDTQIRSDNYALVASGPSGSSVSLDRGKSWILLGTEGFHSLSFAGNVGYGVGANGLIGKIEKISSKKKKKKLVLVDQ from the coding sequence ATGAACGGCTTCTTCATCGTCTCTCTTTTGACGGCACTTATGATGACAATGGGCGAAAGCTACGCGCAATGGAAAGTCATCGACATTAAAACGAAGATCCATATGCGTGCGGTACATGCCGTATCGCCTACAATCTGCTGGATCGGCGGTACGCAAGGCACTGTTTTGAGGACGACGGACGGCGGCCATACCTGGACCACCTTTAAAGTCGCCGGCGCCGACTCGCTCGACTTCCGCGACATTCACGCCTTCGATAAGGATGTGGCGATCGCCATGAGTGCCGGGGAATCGGAGAAGGACAAAGCTAAAATTTACAAGACCGACGACGGCGGCCAGAGCTGGAAGCTTGTGTACCAAACTACACAAAATGGGGTTTTTCTGGATGGAATCGACTTTTGGGATAAAAATAAAGGCATTTGCCTCGGCGATCCAACACAGGGACGACTCTTCATTTTGACAACCGAGGACGGCGGAAATTCCTGGCAGGAACTCCCGCTCGACAAGCGCCCGGCCGCCGAACCCGGCGAGGCCTGCTTCGCTGCGAGCGGCACGTCTATTCTTGTAAACGGCAAGGGCAATGCATTCATCGGAACCGGCGGAAGCAAAATGGCCCGCGTTTTCCGCACGGAAGATTACGGCCAAAGCTGGCAGGTGTCCGCTACCCCATTACCCGCCGGGCCTACTGCCGGTATTTTCGGGTTAAGGTTTTGGTCCAAAAAGAATGGCATTGCTGTGGGCGGTGACTATAAAAAAACTACCGATTCGACCCAAAACGTACTTGTGACGAACGACGGAGGCATTACCTGGACTTTATCCGGCATGACCAAACCCGCCGGTTTGAAAGAATCCGTAGCCGTTTACCACAAAACCAACGCCACCTGGAACGGCGACACGCAGATCCGCTCCGACAACTATGCATTGGTTGCGTCGGGCCCGTCCGGCAGCAGCGTTTCCCTGGATCGTGGGAAAAGCTGGATCCTGCTCGGCACGGAAGGTTTCCACTCGCTCAGTTTCGCCGGAAATGTGGGCTACGGCGTCGGAGCGAATGGTTTAATCGGGAAAATCGAAAAGATTTCTTCCAAAAAGAAAAAGAAGAAGCTGGTGCTTGTGGACCAATAA
- a CDS encoding aminodeoxychorismate synthase component I, with translation MENAAGDFTKKLNEWGKAKTPFFFLVDYLFQNPQAWKLEDVDPNEILFSLNGFTNDHSAFRSELPEHIQFDRRPLPFEAYEPKFKCVLNHLNAGNSFLVNLSIPTPVETNLSLKQIFQHSEAPYRLLFQDRFVCFSPEIFVRIRGNRIASFPMKGTIDASVPNAEQVILSDHKEAAEHATIVDLIRNDLSMVAEKVWVERYRYIDRIQTFDKTLLQVSSEIAGTLPATFDGHYGDLLQKLLPAGSITGAPKPRTLEIIEEAEQYQRGYYTGVMGYFDGHNFESAVMIRFIEQEKDGLVFKSGGGITALSNAESEYQEVINKVYLPFSHAPHAVP, from the coding sequence TTGGAAAACGCGGCCGGCGATTTTACGAAGAAACTGAATGAATGGGGCAAAGCGAAAACCCCGTTCTTTTTTTTGGTGGACTACCTATTCCAAAACCCGCAGGCCTGGAAGCTCGAAGACGTCGACCCGAATGAGATTCTTTTTAGCTTGAACGGGTTTACCAATGATCATTCGGCATTCCGCAGCGAGCTGCCGGAGCACATCCAGTTCGATAGGCGCCCGCTTCCCTTCGAAGCGTACGAGCCAAAATTCAAATGCGTGCTCAACCATCTGAATGCAGGCAACTCATTTTTGGTAAATCTATCGATCCCTACGCCGGTTGAAACCAACCTTTCGTTAAAACAGATTTTCCAGCACAGCGAGGCGCCTTACCGGCTGCTTTTCCAGGACCGGTTTGTCTGCTTTTCTCCCGAAATATTCGTCCGCATCCGGGGCAACCGCATTGCCTCATTTCCGATGAAAGGCACCATTGACGCTTCCGTCCCAAATGCGGAGCAGGTAATTCTCTCGGATCACAAAGAGGCCGCCGAGCACGCCACGATCGTGGATCTGATCCGGAATGATTTGAGCATGGTCGCTGAAAAGGTGTGGGTGGAGCGCTACCGCTATATCGATCGCATTCAGACTTTTGATAAAACCCTTTTACAGGTCAGTTCGGAGATAGCAGGGACATTACCGGCCACTTTCGATGGCCACTACGGCGATTTGCTGCAAAAACTGTTGCCCGCCGGTTCTATTACCGGTGCGCCGAAACCGCGCACGCTGGAAATCATTGAAGAAGCCGAGCAATACCAGCGCGGCTATTACACCGGTGTAATGGGCTATTTTGATGGGCATAACTTCGAAAGTGCGGTGATGATCCGCTTCATCGAACAGGAAAAGGATGGTTTGGTTTTCAAAAGCGGCGGCGGCATTACCGCATTAAGCAATGCCGAAAGCGAATATCAGGAAGTGATCAATAAAGTATATCTCCCATTTAGCCACGCCCCGCATGCTGTGCCTTGA
- the dnaG gene encoding DNA primase — MRINPETVERIKHAADIVEVVGDFVSLKKKGANYSACCPFHNEKTPSFNVNPVRQIYKCFGCGAAGDSIKFVMDIDGIGYGEALRYLAGKYNIEVEEEELTDEETLRQNARESLYIILNFAKNYYQHQLHHSDEGQAIGLSYFRERGFTSEIRKKFELGYSLDNWDSFSKEALEKGYSAEILERAGLLIHKEGSHTAGYDRFRGRVIFPIHNIAGKTIAFGARILKTDKNQPKYLNSPETEVYHKSEVLYGIYQAKNAIRQLEHCYLVEGYTDVISLHQAGIENVVASSGTSLTVEQIRLIGRFTPNITILYDGDMAGIKAALRGLDLVLEEGLNVNVVLFPDNEDPDSYVRRVGAEAFKAHLKSASKDFITFKTEILLQDAGNDPFKLAAVIQEVVNSIVKIPDAIKRQVFFHRTSEMMRVDEQMLITEGNKLLRKQHSAKPAERPRQSNAGGQGSAGTRGPEFDGPPDLDALFSDGFGPFGGEPDDNPFVPTEHAPEAFQRTKLHYQEEAFVRLLVVHGARELEPTITVCQYVLGQIEGIELKDPVYSHLLNLFRENFGKNNVLTTDYFLQHHEAEIRNLTIEWLTQKHELSELWKEKYEIYVPFETDVLDRTAFNNILRLKKAFVEEKMKTCIQNMAQAKTGEEQDAIMNEYQFYKGISMAAAKELGSVIG; from the coding sequence ATGCGCATTAATCCCGAAACCGTCGAAAGAATCAAGCACGCCGCAGATATTGTGGAGGTCGTAGGGGATTTTGTGTCATTGAAGAAGAAAGGTGCTAACTATTCGGCCTGCTGCCCTTTTCACAATGAAAAAACGCCGTCGTTCAACGTCAACCCCGTAAGGCAGATCTACAAGTGCTTTGGCTGCGGCGCGGCGGGCGATTCCATCAAGTTTGTGATGGACATCGATGGCATCGGCTACGGCGAGGCGCTGCGGTATCTGGCCGGCAAGTATAATATTGAAGTCGAGGAGGAAGAGCTTACCGACGAGGAAACACTCCGGCAGAATGCGCGGGAAAGCTTGTACATCATCCTCAATTTTGCCAAAAATTACTACCAACACCAGCTTCACCATAGCGATGAAGGCCAGGCGATCGGTCTGAGCTATTTCCGTGAGCGTGGTTTTACGAGTGAAATCAGGAAAAAATTCGAGCTCGGTTACAGTCTCGACAACTGGGATTCCTTTTCAAAAGAAGCATTGGAAAAGGGCTATTCCGCTGAAATCCTCGAAAGGGCGGGATTGCTCATTCACAAGGAAGGCAGCCACACGGCCGGCTACGACCGTTTCCGCGGGCGGGTTATTTTCCCGATCCATAATATAGCCGGGAAAACGATCGCATTCGGCGCCCGGATTTTAAAAACCGACAAGAACCAGCCCAAATACCTCAACTCTCCCGAAACGGAGGTTTACCATAAAAGTGAGGTCCTTTACGGCATTTACCAAGCCAAAAACGCGATCCGCCAACTTGAACATTGCTACCTCGTCGAAGGCTATACCGATGTGATTTCACTGCACCAGGCGGGCATTGAAAACGTGGTCGCGTCTTCGGGAACGTCGCTGACGGTCGAGCAGATCAGGCTTATCGGCCGGTTTACGCCCAATATCACGATTCTTTATGACGGTGATATGGCGGGGATCAAGGCGGCGCTGCGCGGTCTGGATCTGGTGCTGGAAGAAGGTTTGAATGTAAATGTCGTCCTTTTCCCTGATAACGAAGACCCCGACAGCTATGTCCGCAGAGTGGGTGCGGAGGCTTTTAAGGCACACCTCAAAAGTGCGTCGAAGGACTTTATCACTTTCAAAACGGAAATCCTGTTGCAGGATGCCGGCAACGACCCATTCAAGCTGGCGGCTGTGATTCAGGAGGTTGTGAACAGCATTGTAAAGATTCCCGATGCTATCAAACGGCAGGTGTTTTTCCACCGGACGTCGGAAATGATGCGGGTGGATGAGCAGATGCTGATCACGGAGGGCAATAAACTACTCCGAAAACAGCATTCGGCCAAACCGGCGGAGAGGCCGCGGCAGTCAAATGCGGGGGGCCAGGGTTCTGCCGGGACAAGAGGGCCCGAATTTGATGGGCCGCCGGATCTGGATGCATTGTTCAGCGACGGTTTCGGACCATTCGGCGGTGAGCCGGATGATAACCCATTCGTGCCGACCGAACACGCGCCGGAAGCGTTCCAGCGTACCAAGCTGCATTACCAGGAAGAAGCCTTTGTGCGCCTGCTCGTGGTGCACGGCGCGCGTGAGCTGGAGCCAACCATTACCGTTTGCCAGTATGTATTGGGCCAAATTGAAGGAATTGAGCTGAAAGATCCCGTTTACAGCCATTTACTGAACTTGTTCCGCGAGAATTTTGGCAAAAACAATGTCCTCACAACCGACTATTTCCTGCAACATCACGAAGCGGAAATCAGGAACCTGACGATCGAATGGCTGACGCAGAAGCACGAATTGAGCGAGTTATGGAAGGAGAAATACGAGATTTATGTACCTTTTGAAACCGATGTACTCGACAGGACCGCCTTCAACAACATTTTGAGGCTCAAAAAGGCATTTGTAGAAGAAAAAATGAAGACCTGCATCCAAAACATGGCCCAGGCCAAAACCGGCGAAGAGCAGGATGCCATCATGAATGAATACCAATTCTATAAAGGAATCAGCATGGCCGCCGCCAAGGAATTGGGAAGCGTAATCGGATAA
- the priA gene encoding replication restart helicase PriA codes for MTSLFEEEITLFADLILPVPIPNLFTYRVPREMASLIKVGARVIVQFGQKRVITAVVAQLHSNPPVKYQAKYILELLDEQPIVTQQQLELFAWVAEYYLCNIGEVMNVALPAGLKITSQSRIQLNPEFEHEDLLTDQEQLVVEEIKKHQTLSYEEVERLLQKSNITSIIKSLVGKRAVILYEEVKERYKPKVAKKIRLTAAYTTNEALSKLAADLDKTPKQQEILLKYLSFIPVYNNPELNYKGLDKSIFSQDDTISDASLNTLIKKGIFEQFEVFVSRFDDIPAGNMGTITLTDTQQEAFRQIHELFAEKEVVLLHGITGSGKTEVYIELIKQALESGSQVLFLLPEIALTTQIVVRLRKVFGDVMGIYHSKFSDNERVEVWKGILDGKFQFVVGVRSAIFLPFDNLGLVIVDEEHETSYKQHDPAPRYNARDVAVIMSYMHKGKTLLGSATPSLESYFHAQSGRYGFVQMKQRYGNAALPRFELIDTKKEKRQKQMKNEFSSVLLSHLEYNLKNKEQTILFQNRRGYSPYLQCEECNWISECANCDVSLTYHMKARELRCHYCGHKEEVPRTCPHCGSPKVKTMGYGTEKIEEEINVMYPEARVQRMDLDTTRAKNAYQQIISDFEEGGIDILVGTQMVSKGLDFDNVSVVGIFDADRIIHFPEFRASERAFQMLTQVSGRAGRRADKPGKVLIQTANPSQPLLEKIINNDYEGMYEAEIAEREKFSYPPFTRLIKVTVKHIDEGTALRAAKVLAEKLTSHLGASRVLGPQPPLVERVRNQFLFDILIKLEREKINFKAAKSFIQEKVIDTLTDKTLKSIQVVIDVDCL; via the coding sequence ATGACCTCCTTATTCGAGGAAGAAATCACCCTTTTTGCCGATTTGATCCTTCCGGTACCGATCCCGAACCTGTTTACCTACCGGGTGCCGCGGGAAATGGCGTCGCTGATCAAGGTGGGGGCGCGGGTGATCGTGCAATTTGGGCAAAAGAGGGTCATAACAGCCGTGGTAGCGCAGCTGCATTCCAACCCGCCGGTGAAATACCAGGCAAAATACATTCTGGAATTGCTCGACGAGCAGCCGATTGTGACCCAGCAGCAGCTCGAACTCTTTGCCTGGGTGGCCGAATATTACCTCTGCAATATCGGCGAAGTGATGAATGTGGCGCTGCCTGCCGGTTTGAAAATCACCAGCCAGTCGCGCATTCAGTTAAATCCCGAGTTTGAACACGAAGATTTGCTGACCGACCAGGAACAGCTGGTTGTGGAAGAGATTAAAAAGCATCAGACGCTTTCGTATGAGGAAGTCGAAAGGCTTTTGCAAAAATCGAATATCACTTCGATCATCAAATCGCTCGTCGGGAAGCGGGCGGTTATTTTATATGAGGAGGTAAAAGAGCGCTACAAGCCGAAAGTGGCGAAAAAGATCAGGCTGACGGCCGCTTATACGACCAACGAAGCGCTGTCGAAGCTCGCCGCGGACCTCGACAAGACGCCCAAGCAGCAGGAAATCCTGTTGAAATACCTCAGTTTTATCCCGGTTTACAACAATCCTGAGTTGAATTATAAGGGCCTGGACAAAAGCATTTTCAGTCAGGACGATACCATTTCGGATGCTTCTTTGAATACTCTCATCAAAAAGGGCATTTTTGAGCAGTTCGAAGTTTTCGTCTCCCGCTTTGACGACATTCCGGCCGGCAACATGGGCACCATTACGCTCACGGACACCCAGCAAGAAGCCTTCCGCCAGATCCACGAGCTATTTGCGGAAAAAGAAGTGGTGCTGCTGCATGGCATTACCGGCTCAGGCAAAACCGAAGTGTATATCGAACTGATCAAACAAGCGCTCGAAAGCGGCTCTCAAGTCTTGTTTCTACTTCCTGAAATCGCATTGACCACGCAGATCGTTGTGCGGCTTCGGAAGGTTTTCGGCGATGTGATGGGCATTTACCATTCCAAATTCTCAGATAATGAGCGCGTGGAAGTGTGGAAGGGCATTCTGGACGGCAAGTTCCAGTTTGTGGTCGGTGTGCGCTCGGCGATATTCCTGCCGTTTGATAATCTTGGATTAGTTATCGTCGACGAGGAACACGAAACATCCTATAAACAACACGACCCGGCGCCGCGCTACAATGCACGCGATGTAGCGGTGATCATGTCGTACATGCACAAAGGCAAAACGCTGCTCGGTTCAGCGACGCCTTCGCTGGAAAGCTATTTTCATGCCCAAAGCGGCCGGTATGGATTTGTGCAAATGAAGCAGCGCTACGGAAATGCGGCATTACCGCGTTTTGAGCTGATCGACACCAAGAAGGAAAAGCGCCAGAAGCAGATGAAGAACGAGTTTTCTTCCGTTCTGCTAAGCCATTTGGAATACAACCTTAAAAACAAAGAGCAAACCATTCTCTTCCAGAACCGCCGCGGCTACTCCCCTTACCTGCAATGCGAGGAATGCAACTGGATTTCGGAATGCGCGAATTGCGACGTAAGCCTCACATACCACATGAAGGCGCGGGAGCTCCGCTGCCACTATTGCGGACATAAGGAGGAAGTGCCGCGCACCTGCCCGCATTGCGGCTCGCCGAAAGTAAAAACGATGGGTTACGGCACGGAGAAGATCGAGGAGGAAATTAATGTAATGTACCCCGAGGCGCGCGTGCAGCGCATGGACCTCGACACGACGCGCGCTAAAAATGCCTATCAGCAAATCATTTCCGATTTCGAGGAAGGCGGGATTGACATTTTGGTGGGGACGCAAATGGTGAGCAAAGGCCTCGACTTCGACAATGTGAGCGTCGTAGGCATTTTCGATGCCGACCGCATTATCCATTTCCCCGAATTCCGCGCTTCGGAACGGGCGTTCCAAATGCTGACGCAGGTGAGCGGGCGCGCAGGCAGGCGGGCCGACAAGCCGGGGAAAGTGCTCATCCAAACGGCCAACCCCTCGCAGCCGCTGCTCGAAAAGATCATTAATAACGATTACGAGGGAATGTACGAGGCCGAAATCGCCGAGCGCGAGAAATTCAGCTACCCGCCATTTACCCGGCTGATCAAGGTTACGGTGAAGCATATCGACGAAGGAACCGCCCTCCGCGCAGCCAAAGTACTGGCCGAAAAACTGACGTCGCATTTGGGCGCCAGCAGGGTTCTGGGGCCGCAGCCGCCGCTGGTCGAAAGAGTAAGAAATCAGTTTTTGTTCGATATTCTCATCAAACTTGAACGAGAAAAGATTAATTTTAAGGCGGCAAAGTCATTTATACAGGAAAAAGTAATTGACACTCTGACTGACAAGACGCTAAAAAGCATCCAGGTCGTGATTGACGTGGATTGTTTATAA
- a CDS encoding aminotransferase class IV family protein yields MLCLETICIENRELKNLSYHEARLNKTRRELWGYEDEWDLNALLKVPDHVTESMHKCRVVYSKGIDKIQWEPYSPRAIRKIRRVYDDEIDYRYKYDNRDALNTLFAQRGDADEILIIKNGLVTDSNYCNVAFFDGTRWLTPASPLLPGTRRAHLLDEGIIQTAEIRESDIAKFSRIRLFNAMVDWAHAATLDVSLIA; encoded by the coding sequence ATGCTGTGCCTTGAAACGATCTGCATCGAAAACCGCGAACTCAAAAACCTGTCCTACCACGAAGCCCGGCTGAACAAAACGCGGCGGGAATTGTGGGGTTACGAGGATGAATGGGATTTGAATGCATTGCTGAAAGTACCCGATCATGTGACCGAAAGCATGCACAAATGTCGCGTGGTGTACAGCAAAGGTATCGATAAGATTCAGTGGGAGCCCTATTCGCCGAGGGCGATCCGCAAAATAAGGCGGGTTTATGACGATGAAATTGACTACCGATACAAATACGACAACCGCGACGCGCTGAACACGCTCTTCGCGCAGCGCGGGGATGCAGACGAAATCCTGATCATTAAAAACGGGCTGGTAACGGACTCCAATTATTGCAACGTCGCGTTCTTCGACGGCACGCGCTGGCTTACACCCGCGAGCCCGCTCCTGCCCGGCACGCGAAGGGCGCATTTGCTGGATGAAGGCATTATCCAAACTGCCGAAATCCGTGAAAGCGACATTGCGAAATTCAGCCGGATACGGCTTTTCAATGCCATGGTGGACTGGGCGCATGCCGCTACGCTCGATGTGTCGTTGATTGCTTGA
- a CDS encoding YpdA family putative bacillithiol disulfide reductase yields MHIYDAIIIGGGPCGLAMGVELAKSGLDYLILEKGNLTESIRRYPRRMKFFSTAENIEIGGIPFAISDVKANRNEALQYYRKVAGYYHLNFKLFVDVDRSEKQADGTFLTYSNDGQVFQSKNVILATGYFDVPRMLNVPGENLPHVSHYYDEPFKYSYTNVVLVGGSNSSVEAALELYRHDAKVTIVHKEADFRTKVKYWLVPDVKNRVREGKIHTRFNSVTRAIEPGRMLIENVETGDQEWLPADFVFLLVGYLPDEHLLARCGVTLDPLTKVPEYDSETFETNVPGLYLCGTVLAGVFTEKVFIENGREHAAAIADHLAGREVRKVNELIDRI; encoded by the coding sequence ATGCACATTTACGACGCAATCATAATCGGCGGCGGCCCGTGCGGCCTCGCAATGGGGGTGGAGCTGGCCAAAAGCGGGCTCGACTACCTGATCCTCGAAAAAGGCAACCTCACCGAATCCATCCGCCGGTACCCGCGGCGCATGAAATTCTTCTCTACCGCTGAAAATATCGAAATAGGCGGCATTCCGTTCGCGATTTCCGACGTGAAGGCCAACCGCAACGAAGCCCTGCAATATTACCGCAAGGTAGCCGGTTACTACCATTTGAACTTTAAACTCTTCGTGGACGTCGACCGTTCCGAAAAGCAGGCCGACGGTACTTTTCTGACTTATTCCAATGACGGTCAGGTTTTTCAGTCCAAGAATGTGATCCTGGCAACGGGCTATTTCGACGTGCCGCGCATGCTGAATGTACCGGGCGAGAACCTGCCGCATGTTTCACATTATTATGATGAGCCATTTAAATACTCCTACACCAATGTGGTGCTGGTAGGCGGTTCCAACTCGTCGGTAGAAGCGGCCTTGGAGCTCTATCGCCATGATGCCAAGGTGACGATCGTGCACAAAGAGGCCGATTTCCGTACCAAAGTGAAATACTGGCTCGTGCCCGACGTAAAAAACCGGGTGAGAGAGGGCAAAATCCACACGCGCTTCAACTCCGTGACGCGGGCGATCGAACCCGGGCGCATGCTCATTGAAAATGTGGAAACGGGCGATCAGGAATGGTTACCGGCCGATTTCGTTTTTCTATTGGTAGGTTACCTGCCCGACGAGCATTTGCTTGCTCGCTGCGGCGTCACGCTCGATCCGCTGACCAAAGTGCCGGAATATGATTCAGAAACCTTCGAAACCAATGTGCCGGGGCTGTATTTGTGCGGGACTGTACTGGCTGGTGTGTTTACCGAAAAGGTGTTTATTGAAAATGGCCGTGAGCACGCGGCTGCTATCGCTGATCATCTGGCTGGCCGCGAAGTTCGTAAAGTGAATGAGCTCATTGACCGGATTTAG
- the pyk gene encoding pyruvate kinase gives MSSKKTRIVATVGPASESKETLYALAKAGVNVFRLNFSHGTHADHLQRLTNIREINEEHGLNLAILQDLQGPKIRIGLVAEKDGVLIEAGKKLILSNTEVLGTAEKVSTPYDGMYNDVKIGDRVLMDDGKLEVLVTGIEGSDVITEVIYGGYLKSKKGVNLPNTKVSMPSVTPKDWEDLDFGLENNVEWIALSFVRTAEEILKVKEYIANKGKFARVVAKIEKPEAILNIDEIIEATDAIMVARGDLGVELPAEEVPMIQKMIVEKCNRAGKPVIVATQMLESMIESPRATRAELNDVANSVLDGADAVMLSAETASGKYPILAVESMSRTIEKVEASSKSIYFKHHAAVNDTPGAYKLNDNVVMSACRLARDTQAAAIIGITRSGYTSFRLSHHRPKANLLIFTSNRMLMNQLALYWGTKVFYYDRDQGVSTDDLIEDIKTFLVEKGELQKGDVFINTLSMPVSRQRKTNTVKLSVVE, from the coding sequence ATGTCTTCCAAAAAAACCAGAATTGTTGCAACCGTAGGCCCTGCCTCGGAATCGAAAGAAACGTTATATGCATTGGCCAAAGCAGGAGTGAACGTGTTCCGTCTCAACTTCTCCCACGGCACCCACGCCGACCACCTGCAAAGACTCACCAATATCCGCGAGATCAACGAAGAGCATGGCCTTAACCTCGCCATTCTGCAAGATTTACAAGGGCCGAAAATCCGTATCGGTCTGGTAGCTGAGAAGGACGGCGTTCTGATCGAGGCAGGCAAAAAACTGATCCTTTCCAACACCGAGGTGCTGGGTACTGCCGAGAAAGTGAGCACACCTTACGACGGGATGTACAATGATGTGAAGATCGGTGACCGCGTGTTGATGGATGATGGTAAACTGGAAGTGCTGGTAACCGGCATCGAAGGATCGGATGTGATCACGGAGGTGATTTATGGCGGTTATCTGAAATCTAAAAAAGGTGTTAACCTGCCAAATACAAAGGTTTCGATGCCTTCGGTAACGCCGAAAGACTGGGAAGACCTGGACTTTGGTCTGGAAAACAATGTAGAATGGATCGCATTGTCGTTCGTTCGCACGGCGGAGGAAATCCTGAAAGTAAAAGAATATATTGCCAACAAAGGCAAATTTGCCCGCGTGGTAGCGAAAATCGAGAAGCCTGAGGCGATCCTGAATATCGACGAGATCATCGAAGCAACAGACGCGATTATGGTTGCGCGCGGTGACCTCGGGGTGGAATTGCCTGCGGAAGAGGTTCCGATGATCCAGAAAATGATTGTGGAGAAATGTAACCGTGCCGGCAAGCCTGTAATCGTGGCTACGCAAATGCTGGAATCGATGATCGAGAGCCCGCGCGCCACCCGCGCCGAGCTGAACGACGTAGCGAACTCGGTACTTGACGGCGCTGACGCTGTAATGCTTTCGGCTGAAACAGCTTCCGGTAAATATCCGATCCTGGCCGTTGAAAGCATGAGCCGCACCATTGAAAAAGTGGAAGCGTCTAGCAAAAGCATTTATTTCAAACACCACGCGGCAGTAAACGACACGCCTGGTGCCTACAAACTGAACGACAATGTGGTAATGAGCGCATGCCGTCTGGCGCGCGATACCCAAGCTGCGGCGATCATCGGCATCACGCGCTCGGGCTACACATCATTCCGCCTGTCGCACCACCGCCCGAAAGCCAACTTGCTGATTTTCACATCCAACAGAATGCTGATGAACCAGCTGGCGCTTTATTGGGGCACCAAGGTATTCTACTACGACCGCGACCAGGGTGTTTCTACCGACGATCTGATCGAAGACATCAAAACTTTCCTCGTTGAAAAAGGCGAGCTGCAAAAAGGTGATGTGTTCATCAATACACTGAGCATGCCGGTTTCAAGACAGCGCAAGACGAATACGGTGAAATTGAGCGTGGTGGAGTAA
- a CDS encoding DUF4136 domain-containing protein codes for MKNALAILCAALLLTACNPSYKLLKVEKEDSFKLSDYPTYGFFDIEAQGDTVSGNFEKNVGIIKEAIAKNLQARGLDEARDPSLKINIALNVKEQLQTRQTDFRTDGLPRYMGQRRYSWKSEEIVTGKYREGTIVIDLVDAANNRMVWQGGAGGIIPEKTKNFTEDINQAISEVVAKIP; via the coding sequence ATGAAAAACGCATTGGCCATTCTGTGTGCCGCTTTGTTGCTTACCGCGTGTAATCCTTCTTATAAACTCCTCAAAGTGGAGAAGGAAGATTCTTTCAAGCTCTCCGACTACCCCACCTACGGCTTTTTCGACATCGAAGCGCAGGGCGACACCGTTTCAGGAAATTTTGAAAAGAATGTGGGCATTATCAAGGAAGCCATCGCCAAAAACCTGCAAGCCAGAGGATTGGACGAAGCCCGCGACCCGAGCCTGAAAATCAATATTGCATTGAATGTAAAGGAGCAGCTGCAAACCCGGCAGACTGATTTCCGTACCGACGGCCTGCCGCGCTACATGGGCCAGCGGCGCTATTCATGGAAAAGCGAGGAGATCGTAACCGGCAAATACCGCGAAGGCACCATCGTGATCGACCTCGTGGATGCGGCGAATAACCGGATGGTGTGGCAGGGCGGCGCCGGCGGCATTATCCCGGAGAAAACGAAGAATTTTACCGAAGATATCAATCAGGCAATCAGCGAAGTAGTTGCCAAAATCCCCTGA
- a CDS encoding YtxH domain-containing protein — protein MNKNQKFLIGSIGALLTGIAIGLLVAPKNGKETRKLIKNKANDLGGNAKDTYEKSLEELSHLADKLKDGFLKNVNTAKEKANGVADNVTEKARGVVNNNA, from the coding sequence ATGAACAAGAACCAAAAATTTTTGATTGGCTCGATCGGGGCACTGTTGACAGGCATCGCGATTGGCCTTTTGGTAGCTCCCAAAAACGGTAAAGAAACCCGGAAATTGATCAAAAATAAGGCAAATGACCTTGGCGGAAATGCAAAGGATACGTATGAAAAAAGCCTTGAAGAGCTGTCGCACCTAGCCGACAAACTCAAAGATGGGTTCCTCAAAAATGTAAATACCGCAAAAGAAAAAGCAAATGGCGTAGCCGATAACGTGACTGAAAAAGCGCGCGGCGTAGTTAACAACAATGCTTAG